The Arachis ipaensis cultivar K30076 chromosome B03, Araip1.1, whole genome shotgun sequence region acagcgccaatgttcggtaggtcgggtaccggacggttcgagGTGGAACTTCGGTTGGTGAGATGGGGTATCGCCTGGTTCCGGGTTGCTGCGTCGGAGGAGGGGTAGGCGACGTCCCGAGCTCTTCGTGTGGAGgaggtgtcacctgcaaagacactccgacgctctagtcaatcgagtgtgcaggcgaaaaagggATAAAGTGAGGTGTGTCGTACCTTGgaggaggggtaggaccctccccatatatactgTGTCAGAAGTGGGTCCCGCAAGAGCAGACCCACCTTCCTCGAAGCTTCCTCATATAGCTGTAGTGGAGAGCTGTCAaagacgcgtgtccgggtcggtggTTGAGCGGCTCGCACCCGACCGTTTGGGTCAGGTGGTTTATGGATCAGGTCGGCCCGCAAGCTGTTTGGGCCAAGCCGTAAcaactattattattataatcAATCACGTTAAGTGTATAACAAAATCAATAACTAAAATTAACTATTAgcgtaaataaatattaaaatataggataaaatattaaattggtcCTTTATATTTGGGTGTAATCCTGTTTTCGtttttaaagtttaaagtgttctatttaaatccaaaaaagtttcatttagtttcaatgtagtcccaccgtgaagtcaaaattaaataattaatggaaTATCCTACATAACAGCAGTACAAAAATAatatcgataatctggagaacaagtacaagctccagagacaCAAAATCAACTGTGGATGTATCAATacttttatttatcattctctttagttttatatatagaaaatatttcattaaattgtaagaagaatgataaataaatttattgatgcatccacggttgattttgtgcctctgaaaCTTGTacttattttttagattatcgaccttattcttgtactgctgtcatgtaggacatttcgttagttatttaactttgaccttatGGTAGGATTATATTAAAGTTAAATGAAACTTtattggattcaaataggacactttaaacaaAACGTAagagaccaatttaatactttaccctaaaatataaaatacacattaaaaattagttaaattatacatgtatttatatacaaatatattataACTGATTTTAGTTTGTAAATAACATTCCTGTATTATAATAACTCAAATACAAAAAGCATAAAATATGGGGGAAAAATAAATAAGCACCTACTCAAATGAAGACAAGAtgctaaaaatatctttttatgaaAATTCTTgtgttaaaaatatattttgtttgtttagctacactttaaaaaaaataactcttttataatacattaaaattaaaccaTACAATTCATAATctaatgataaataaaaaaaaacatctttatataaagacaattataaaatttttataataatatccACCAAATAAATATATACTATATGCTTAATGTTTGAAAATGAATATAACAAGTTTAATTGTTATCTTACCTTATCTTCATAATAATAGTTTACGAGAGTCATATTACTATGCAATTGATCACGCATTAGGTACGTTTTTGTGTATAATTAAGAATTGAGTCCATTAGAAAGACGGCTTACTTCTCCTTTTAATTTTCCCTCCTTTGATAAACATCGCccaaaaagaggaaaagaaaaaaggatTTCCTCGTTAGGAGAAGCAAAGCTTTGACAGAAAGAAAGCGATTTATATGCGAAAAGTTACATGCATGCCATCACGTTCTTGAAAATAAATACACGGTAAATCTAGTAATTTTATCATCAGTGTTATTTTTCACTAATTGGTTTACGTGAAGAATAACATGATATATAGGGGAGTTTATTTGAATATGAATAAATGAATGAGAAACAATGATGAGAATGAACACGAAAATTAAAGTTTATACTATATAAAAATCCATATAACTTAACAAGGCACACGGATACAAAACACAGATAAGATAACAAGCCAAGACTCTGATTTTAGCCTCGAAGTGTACACTAATTGATAAATACACTTCTGTCCATTTATACATACTTTCTCAATGCCATTGGTGTGTTCCAGTTGAGACTTGAAACTTCTTGTTAATTTGTATTTACTTACTGTtcttttaaaatatgaaaaaaaaattatgctgTTGGTTGATAGGTGaaatactaaaaaaatagaaATTGTAGGTGATTtattaaaatatgaaagtaaattgtagttcttttattttcgaaaagtAAATTTGTTGGAgacaaatagttttttttttaaacattttttaaAATGTAAAAGTACAATTCACCACATCCCAACAAATTCTCAGGTCAATTATATTTACCGTAAATAATGAAATTACACCATTATTATGTAAATCACCTCTCacataattatattaaaattaaaaatagcaaAATTTTGCATCCTTATTATAAAATTCCAATAATTAGTTATGCAGAACAGCAGAAGTCGTGTACATTTCCATTTTCCAGCTAGAAAAGAAGATGCATCAAAGAAGTTAGGTCCACCAATAAAATTGAAGTCTGGCCTTTCTCTGTGGTAAAGTAAATGAAATGAGTAATGAGCATTTGACCACTTACGTATATTCTGTCCTCTTTTTCCCTGGCCACCCATAAACCATTGTTGCTGTTACTGGTAAGTTTTCCACGCATGATACGTCACTCATTCATACATCCATCATTTTTTGAATTTATCTTactcctaccattcctcttctgAAACGTcacaaaactaaaaacaaaaaaaccaCTCATTGTTAATCTTTGACGCTTTTCTCTACCTTTCTCTCTTTTATGCCCAAACATCatcattaatttattattatatacttATTATATTATACACCTAGGACCCATCCTTCCTTGTTCCTTCTACTACAGTACTACTCTACTCCACCCCTAAACATCGTTCTTCTCCTGAAGAGAGTCAATTACATTAAACaattaataaaattgaaattaattaataaaaaaatcaatgaagATAACCATGGACCATGGTTGCAATGATTTCTcaattttagtaatttcacttaataattaataatttaataaagattctctctctctctctctctgtgcgcCAAACCCGTGTCCCGTTTGAGGTCTGCAACTCGCAGCAGAGCTACGAGATGAAATCAAACCACTTTGCAATTCCAACCGTGACGGTTGCGTGCTCCCCAACGGGCCAAAACAAAGCAAACAAGGAACAAAGAGAAAAACAAATCATGCGGCTGCGGGGGATTCTCTCAATGTCATTCAGGATAAGTAATCAAATCGGACGGTTGCCAAGCAGAAGCGGTCAACAAAGAAAGATCCTTCCAACCAAGCTTGAGAGAACCGTTTTCCTCAACGAGGGTATACCCTCTCCAAGGGAACATCCCAAGGAGCAAACTAGCCTGCGAGGCCGGGTTTCCCCGAAGAGAAACGGGTCGAAATCCGACCCGTCTCAACTCCTCTCCCCAGCGCTCCACTTTAACCTCGCCGGTCCTCTTGGGACCTCCAACGGCCACGATGTTCCTGATCTCGCACCCTAGAAGCTGCTGCTCTACCGTGTGCCTCTCCAAACTGTCCGCACCCAAACCGTCTCCCAGCGCGTCGAACAACGCGCTGTAATAATGCAAAGCCTCCACGAACCTCGCGAGGAAGCTCCCGGCGTGGCTCAGATCCTGCTCCACCGTCGTGATCAGCTTCGGCCTCAGCTGACTCAGCAATCTCAACGTCCCTAAATCGCTCCCTGTTATGTCGTATAAGCAATGGTGCATCCAGTGAACTACGATCGCTTCATTTGGTCGAACGCCGAGTTGACTCAGGTCCGTGATGCTTCCGATTTTTCCTTCCACCGGATGAAACTCGAACGGTAAACCGAGCGAGCTAGCGAAATCGGCGAGGCGTCTTCCGGTGGATTCTAGAAGCTCCGACGAGGATCCAAATCCGGTGATCCGCATGGAGCGGATCTTCCTGGATCGCGAGGCAAGGATGTGGAAGAGTCCTGGCCATTGAAGACCTTGCATGATGTCGAGGTCGATGATGTGGACGCGATCCTCGCCGTCGAGAGCTTGGAAGATCGCTTGGTTTGCGGTGAAGTGAGAGAACTTGACGAGCGGCGACACCGAGTTGTAGGACTGGAACGCGTTGAAGATTCGCTGCGACTGAGTTAGGGTTACCGATTTCGCGGTGAGAGGTGAGTACGCTCCGAGGCATGAGCTCACCACGCGAGCCTGCAGAGCCTGTGCGAAGTACGCGCCGACGCGCTCCGGCGAGGTTCCGAACGGCGACGAGAGCTCCGCGATCTCCGGGAGGAGGTCGTTCGCGAAGTCAAGGTTGTCCATGGCGACGCACTCCGCGCATTGGAGCAGCAAACCGAGGAGCTTAAGGCCGGTTGATTCTCCTCCTCTGGCCTCCGCCACTTCCAGAACCTGTTGCTGCTGTTCTTCGTGGTGTCCCTCAGCTTCTCCCACGGCCTGCGCCGATGACTTCTCACCGGAGAAGTTAGCGCGCTTGAAGGAAGGCTCCTCGTCAGCGGGGGAATCAGCGGTGGCGTCGTGGCGGTCACGCTTGGTCTTCATGGAGTTAGGGTTTGGAGTAATAGGCGAACGAGGGACCAAGCTTTGAAGCATGATCGGTGAAAGAATCGAAAGCTTTGGAGGAAACTTTTGGTGGTAAAGTGACAAAACTTTGAGGGAAAGTTTTCGCAGTATGGATAGGCGGTTTTGTCAGATAAGAAGGGTGTGTTTGGtgtgagaaaaaataaaaacttgtttttctctcttttgtttATGAGATGGAAAATTAGGGAGATTAAAAAATAAAGCAGACAGAAAGGGTGATGACTTTGTAGTTTGTAGCCCAGAAAAGTTTGGGTGTTATCCTCTTCGGGTGCTCCGTTTTGTTTTCGTTATGTCGTTTCCTTCGGTTTTATATCAGCAAACTCTGCCGTTTTTATATTAATCATAAAACTCGCACATTGgcttatagttttttttttttattaaaagccTTGTATGAAGAATGATGGATGGTTTTGGTTtgcgtttttttttattttttttttgtagtgtcttttattttttaaatttaataaaaataaaaatataaaccaaACCCACCTTATATTGTTGTTATTGCCCCTCTAGATGACAGTGTGATAATTAGGGTGATTAGGGGATTAATAAAGCAAGATTAGTTTAGAAATCGCGTCATCTTTGGATGCTTTGGGGGGCTTTGGGTATGCCAAAAACTTTTTAATTAACTCATCCACTTTTGTCCTTTCTGTATGAGTAGGACGTTCAGACAATGATACGTCTTGTTTTATCAACAATTAATTATCTTTCTTTcatagtattattattattattataatattataatattcatAGCCTGATAATGACCTTTTAATATATTATTACTTGCGTTACATGGTGGCTTTTATCCATTTTATTCCATTAACTTCTTTTTCTAGCATGTTAAAGCTGTTTTTGATCATACCTAattctcttttttctttaaacTCTGGGTAGGTAGTGACCCTGGCCTACATGCAAAGTTAATACTTGTGTGTTCTTTACCTCATTGTTTGGTATATAAGTGAACATTCTTCAACAAGGACCACTTTTTCTCCACTTACATTATTTACCTTTTTATCATAGCTTTGATATTCACGTGAcacatttaaaaaagaaaaaaaaaataagaattaaaaattaattaaatcctCGAATTGACGGCAAAAATCATTCGTGACAATCCAAAGGGAAACAACCCTCTTGTTTTCTAAACCAAATGGGTCGTGTCAGACAAATATTTTCGAGACTTATGTTATGATCATCGTATGATGATTACAATCTTTACATTGACTCAATAAAATAATGTCACCANNNNNNNNNNNNNNNNNNNNNNNNNNNNNNNNNNNNNNNNNNNNNNNNNNNNNNNNNNNNNNNNNNNNNNNNNNNNNNNNNNNNNNNNNNNNNNNNNNNNNNNNNNNNNNNNNNNNNNNNNNNNNNNNNNNNNNNNNNNNNNNNNNNNNNNNNNNNNNNNNNNNNNNNNNNNNNNNNNNNNNNNNNNNNNNNNNNNNNNNNNNNNNNNNNNNNNNNNNNNNNNNNNNNNNNNNNNNNNNNNNNNNNNNNNNNNNNNNNNNNNNNNNNNNNNNNNNNNNNNNNNNNNNNNNNNNNNNNNNNNNNNNNNNNNNNNNNNNNNNNNNNNNNNNNNNNNNNNNNNNNNNNNNNNNNNNNNNNNNNNNNNNNNNNNNNNNNNNNNNNNNNNNNNNNNNNNNNNNNNNNNNNNNNNNNNNNNNNNNNNNNNNNNNNNNNNNNNNNNNNNNNNNNNNNNNNNNNNNNNNNNNNNNNNNNNNNNNNNNNNNNNNNNNNNNNNNTTTCTCCCGCGTTTATGAAAACATGGTCTCATttaattgatgatgatgattagcACATGGCAAAAAAATCGTATAAGATCTCTAGCAAGAAAAAAGCTTACACCGTAGTTACATGGCACCAAGCAGAGGTAGACAAAGAAAGGTGGTCCAGTCACCCAATTGCTTCTATTATTGCTACACAATGATGAAAATATGCATCTCATGTAACGATCCagcatttaatttataaaaatttaaaaagaaaaaaggaggAAAAATCTCAATTACGTGCATGGATGGCTATAACTTAATTTCTTAGAACAGAGAATTGAGATAACTAGATAAGAGTAGGGATATGGATGGTACGAGATAAGGACTGAAAATAACATACATTATCTCAATTATAGTTACTATTCGGTCGAAACTCGAAAGAAGTGCTATATGTATTCTTAAGATGGAAGACATGGAAGTGtttcattcaaataaaatatataaaaaaaaattatgagattTTAGATCTTTAACATATATGTGTATAAAGACATTCTAGCATATGGTCCTTCAAATTGAAAGTGAAACTAGTTCGCTGGATCAACAAACAAGACCAAAAATTCCGGGGGAGGTGTTAGGATTGGAGATAGTaatgacaaaaataataaaaaaaatttttacaaGATGGTAAATTAAAACTGACATGATTGAAACATTTGTACCATTAAATCAAAATATTATGCAGAAGGATTCGATACAGAGAATAAAGCAACAAAATCTAAGTTGCTGTTGCTGGACAATTCTGCCAGAATATTACTGACTGAATTGAAGTTTACTGCAGTTTTATTTTTTCCTTCTCATCTTTACATTTTTATATAATGTAAAGTGATACCTTATTTTGATATATtgcctttctttttgtttttttctttcatatgcTATAATatacaaattatatatcgtttgtATTTAAGGCAtaggttttatttatttattgtcttGGATTGAAATTATATCTTTATTAGAAGAATGAGATAATAAGAATGGAATTCTAAATTTTGTAGTTACACAAATA contains the following coding sequences:
- the LOC107629581 gene encoding scarecrow-like protein 23; its protein translation is MLQSLVPRSPITPNPNSMKTKRDRHDATADSPADEEPSFKRANFSGEKSSAQAVGEAEGHHEEQQQQVLEVAEARGGESTGLKLLGLLLQCAECVAMDNLDFANDLLPEIAELSSPFGTSPERVGAYFAQALQARVVSSCLGAYSPLTAKSVTLTQSQRIFNAFQSYNSVSPLVKFSHFTANQAIFQALDGEDRVHIIDLDIMQGLQWPGLFHILASRSRKIRSMRITGFGSSSELLESTGRRLADFASSLGLPFEFHPVEGKIGSITDLSQLGVRPNEAIVVHWMHHCLYDITGSDLGTLRLLSQLRPKLITTVEQDLSHAGSFLARFVEALHYYSALFDALGDGLGADSLERHTVEQQLLGCEIRNIVAVGGPKRTGEVKVERWGEELRRVGFRPVSLRGNPASQASLLLGMFPWRGYTLVEENGSLKLGWKDLSLLTASAWQPSDLITYPE